Proteins from a genomic interval of Arvicola amphibius chromosome 17, mArvAmp1.2, whole genome shotgun sequence:
- the LOC119803355 gene encoding olfactory receptor 6C76-like, translated as MKNRTSVREFILLGLTNDPKLNILVFIFLFLTYILSITGNLTIITLTLVDSHLKTPMYFFLRNFSFLEISFTTVCIPRFLVSIVTGDRTISYNSCMAQVFFFILLGSIEFFLLAAMSYDRYVAICKPLHYTTIMSSRVCIQLVISSWLAGFLIIFPPVIMGLQLDFCDSNIIDHFACDSSPMLLISCTDTAFLELLAFFLAIFTLMVTLTLVILSYLFILKTILRIPSAEQRKKAFSTCSSHMIVVSISYGSCIFMYVKTSAKEGVALTKGVAVLNTSVAPMLNPFIYSLRNKQVKESFKNLVKKCVSNKI; from the coding sequence atgaaaaacagaacatCTGTGAGGGAGTTTATTCTTTTGGGATTAACAAATGACCCAAAACTAAACATCttggtttttatatttctatttctcaCTTACATTTTGAGCATCACTGGAAATCTGACCATAATTACTCTCACTCTGGTAGATTCGCACCTCAAGACGCCCATGTACTTCTTTCTTCGGAATTTCTCTTTCCTAGAAATCTCATTTACCACAGTTTGCATTCCTCGGTTCCTTGTGAGCATTGTGACGGGGGATAGGACCATCTCCTATAATTCTTGCATGGCCCAGGTGTTCTTCTTCATACTTCTGGGTTCAATTGAATTTTTCCTTCTGGCTGCCAtgtcctatgaccgctatgtggctatCTGTAAGCCCTTGCATTATACCACAATAATGAGCAGCAGGGTCTGCATCCAGCTTGTAATCAGCTCTTGGCTGGCTGGATTTCTCATCATCTTCCCACCTGTGATCATGGGGCTCCAACTGGACTTCTGTGACTCCAACATCATCGACCACTTTGCCTGCGACTCCTCTCCCATGCTGCTCATCTCCTGCACAGACACAGCCTTCCTGGAGCTCTTGGCATTCTTCCTGGCAATATTCACTCTCATGGTAACATTAACATTAGTGATTCTCTCCTATCTATTCATCCTTAAGACAATCTTAAGAATCCCTTCTGctgagcaaaggaaaaaggcctttTCTACCTGTTCCTCCCACATGATTGTTGTCTCCATTTCCTATGGAAGCTGTATCTTCATGTATGTCAAAACTTCAGCAAAAGAAGGAGTGGCTTTGACTAAGGGTGTAGCAGTCCTCAACACCTCTGTGGCCCCAATGCTGAATCCTTTTATTTACTCCCttagaaacaaacaagtaaaagaatCCTTTAAGAACTTGGTCAAAAAATGTgtgtcaaataaaatttaa